The Kocuria flava nucleotide sequence GATGCCCGAGACCACGCCCAGGTCGTGGCTGATCCAGATCACGCTCATCCCCCGGGACTCCTGCAGCTCCTTGACCCGCTCGAGGATCTGGGCCTGCGTCGTGACGTCGAGGGCGGTCGTGGGCTCGTCCGCCACGAGCAGGTCGGGACCGCAGGCCAGGGCCACGGCGATCATCACGCGCTGCTTCATCCCGCCCGAGAGCTGGTGCGGGTAGGCGGAGAGGCGGGACGGCGGGTCGGGGATGCCGACCGCTTCGAGCAGCTCGAGCGCCCGGCGCCGGGCGCCGCGGCGGGTGAGGCCCAGGTGGAAGCGCGGGGCCTCCGTGAGCTGCTGCTCCACGGTCAGCACCGGGTTCAGGGACGTGGAGGGGTCCTGGAAGACGAAGCCGACGCGCCGGCCGTGGACGCCGCGCAGCCGGCGGGGGTCCATCCGCACGATGTCCTGCCCGTCCAGCAGGGACCGCCCGCTCACCCGGGCGGGCGGGGAGCCGATCAGACCGGTGGCCGCGAGCACCGTCATGGACTTGCCGGACCCGGACTCGCCCACGATGCCCAGGGTCCCGCCCCGGGGCACGGAGAAGGACACGCCGTTGACGATCTCCGCGGGGCCGATCCGGACGGCGAGGTCCTGGACGTCGAGCAGCACGTCCCCGTCGGAGGACGCCGGGGCAGCGGGGCGGGGGTGCTCGGTCGTGCGCATCAGGCGCTCCTGCGGATCTCGTCGGCGGTGCGCTGGCGCGGGTCGAGGACGTCGCGCATGCCGTCGCCCACCAGGTTGAAGGCCAGCACGGTGAGGAAGATGGCCAGGCCGGGGAACACGCTCATCCACCAGGCGTCGTAGATGAAGGCCTGGGCGTCGTAGAGCATCCGCCCCCACGAGGGCTCGGGCGGCTGGACGCCCAGCCCCAGGAAGGACAGCGCGGCCTCGGAGAGGATCGCGAAGGCCAGGGACAGGGAGGTCTGGACCGTGACGGGGCCCATGATGTTGGGCAGCACGTGCCGGCGCAGGATGAGCCCGTCGGAGGCCCCGACGGCCCGGGAGGCCTTGACGTAGAGCTCCTCGCGCACGGCGAGCGTGGAGGCCCGCGTGATGCGGGCGAAGACGGGGGTGTAGACGACCCCGATCGCGATCATCGCCGTGCCCAGCCCGGGCCCCAGGACGGCGACGATCGCCATGGCCAGCAGCAGGATGGGGAACGCGAAGAGCACGTCGGCGCTGCGCATCACGACCGTGTCGAGCCAGCCGCCGAAGAAGCCGGCCACGAGCCCCAGGCCCACGCCGACCACCAGGGCGAGGCCCACGGCCACGAACCCCACGGTCAGGGAGATCCGGGCGGAGAACACCACGCGGGA carries:
- a CDS encoding ABC transporter ATP-binding protein, with protein sequence MRTTEHPRPAAPASSDGDVLLDVQDLAVRIGPAEIVNGVSFSVPRGGTLGIVGESGSGKSMTVLAATGLIGSPPARVSGRSLLDGQDIVRMDPRRLRGVHGRRVGFVFQDPSTSLNPVLTVEQQLTEAPRFHLGLTRRGARRRALELLEAVGIPDPPSRLSAYPHQLSGGMKQRVMIAVALACGPDLLVADEPTTALDVTTQAQILERVKELQESRGMSVIWISHDLGVVSGIADRVAVLYGGQVVESAPLEELFTDPRHPYTRGLLAARPQTARHKGELAVIPGSPPDPRHLPPGCVFWDRCPVRGDPRCETERPPQTPVGPGHVVRSFYGDRTGGTGPADGSGRRGGPR
- a CDS encoding ABC transporter permease; amino-acid sequence: MSSHAKPPPDRTPGAGGPAPRPAGPAETPGEPARTGTLRMLLSNRVTAAGLAVLVVVVLLAVLGRWIAPYGANDIDVVNALQPPSGAHLFGTDELGRDVFSRVVFSARISLTVGFVAVGLALVVGVGLGLVAGFFGGWLDTVVMRSADVLFAFPILLLAMAIVAVLGPGLGTAMIAIGVVYTPVFARITRASTLAVREELYVKASRAVGASDGLILRRHVLPNIMGPVTVQTSLSLAFAILSEAALSFLGLGVQPPEPSWGRMLYDAQAFIYDAWWMSVFPGLAIFLTVLAFNLVGDGMRDVLDPRQRTADEIRRSA